In Rhodamnia argentea isolate NSW1041297 chromosome 4, ASM2092103v1, whole genome shotgun sequence, the following proteins share a genomic window:
- the LOC115733044 gene encoding cytoplasmic 60S subunit biogenesis factor REI1 homolog 1 isoform X2, whose amino-acid sequence MPGLTCNACNKEFQDDAEQKLHYKSEWHRYNLKRKVAGVPGVTEALFLARQASLAQEKDKSSQTPMLYSCRICGKGYRSDKAHAQHLQSRSHILRASQGVNLEHGEKTIIRPLPPRVQNRPTSQKESDIAESEDSEDEWEEVDSEDDLVGEAANSLSELNVNKLPTDHGMEDDADGEDFCEVDPSCCFMCDLEHDSIELCMVHMHKQHGFFIPDVEYLKDPEGLLTYLGLKVRRDLMCLYCNERCHPFSSLEAVRKHMTAKSHCKVHFGNGDDDEEAELEEFYDYSSSYVDEDGKQLVASGDVGNSAELGSGGSELVITRRSDAGVSTKALGSREYLRYYRQKPRPSTGHNAAITAALASSSGTRVWD is encoded by the exons ATGCCGGGCCTGACCTGCAACGCCTGTAACAAGGAATTCCAAGACGATGCCGAGCAAAAGCTCCATTATAAGTCCGAGTGGCATCGCTACAATCTCAAACGCAag GTTGCTGGTGTTCCGGGAGTGACGGAGGCTTTATTTTTGGCTAGACAAGCTTCACTGgcacaagaaaaagataagTCTAGTCAGACTCCGATGCTCTATAGTTGTCGCATTTGTGGCAAAGGATATAGAAGTGATAAAGCACACGCTCAACATCTGCAGTCGCGAAGTCATATCCTGAGGGCTTCGCAAGGGGTGAACCTTGAACATGGGGAAAAGACAATTATTAGACCACTACCACCTCGTGTTCAGAACAGGCCTACTTCACAAAAGGAGTCGGACATTGCAGAAAGCGAAGATAGTGAAGATGAGTGGGAAGAAGTGGATTCAGAGGATGACTTGGTTGGCGAAGCTGCAAACTCTTTGAGTGAACTGAATGTAAATAAGCTGCCCACTGACCATGGTATGGAAGATGATGCCGATGGCGAAGATTTCTGTGAAGTGGATCCATCATGCTGCTTTATGTGTGATCTCGAGCATGATAGCATAGAATTGTGTATGGTTCACATGCACAAGCAGCATGGGTTCTTCATCCCTGATGTTGAGTATTTGAAGGATCCAGAGGGACTTCTTACATACCTCGGCCTTAAG GTGAGAAGGGATTTAATGTGTTTGTACTGTAATGAGAGGTGTCATCCCTTCAGCAGCTTAGAGGCAGTTAGGAAACACATGACAGCAAAAAGTCATTGCAAAGTTCACTTTGGaaatggtgatgatgatgaggaagcAGAGTTAGAAGAGTTCTACGATTATAGCAGCAG CTATGTGGATGAGGATGGGAAACAACTGGTTGCCTCAGGTGATGTGGGAAATTCTGCGGAACTTGGAAGTGGTGGATCTGAACTAGTCATTACCAGAAGATCAGACGCAGGAGTTTCAACCAAAGCGCTTGGCTCACGGGAATATTTGCGATACTACCGCCAGAAACCCCGTCCATCGACTGGGCATAATGCCGCAATCACTGCTGCACTGGCCTCGAG TTCAGGTACAAGAGTATGGGATTAA
- the LOC115733044 gene encoding cytoplasmic 60S subunit biogenesis factor REI1 homolog 1 isoform X1 has translation MPGLTCNACNKEFQDDAEQKLHYKSEWHRYNLKRKVAGVPGVTEALFLARQASLAQEKDKSSQTPMLYSCRICGKGYRSDKAHAQHLQSRSHILRASQGVNLEHGEKTIIRPLPPRVQNRPTSQKESDIAESEDSEDEWEEVDSEDDLVGEAANSLSELNVNKLPTDHGMEDDADGEDFCEVDPSCCFMCDLEHDSIELCMVHMHKQHGFFIPDVEYLKDPEGLLTYLGLKVRRDLMCLYCNERCHPFSSLEAVRKHMTAKSHCKVHFGNGDDDEEAELEEFYDYSSSYVDEDGKQLVASGDVGNSAELGSGGSELVITRRSDAGVSTKALGSREYLRYYRQKPRPSTGHNAAITAALASRYKSMGLTTTVQSREHMVRLKVMREMNRSGVEAMRTKIGMKSNVIRNLPKNVPH, from the exons ATGCCGGGCCTGACCTGCAACGCCTGTAACAAGGAATTCCAAGACGATGCCGAGCAAAAGCTCCATTATAAGTCCGAGTGGCATCGCTACAATCTCAAACGCAag GTTGCTGGTGTTCCGGGAGTGACGGAGGCTTTATTTTTGGCTAGACAAGCTTCACTGgcacaagaaaaagataagTCTAGTCAGACTCCGATGCTCTATAGTTGTCGCATTTGTGGCAAAGGATATAGAAGTGATAAAGCACACGCTCAACATCTGCAGTCGCGAAGTCATATCCTGAGGGCTTCGCAAGGGGTGAACCTTGAACATGGGGAAAAGACAATTATTAGACCACTACCACCTCGTGTTCAGAACAGGCCTACTTCACAAAAGGAGTCGGACATTGCAGAAAGCGAAGATAGTGAAGATGAGTGGGAAGAAGTGGATTCAGAGGATGACTTGGTTGGCGAAGCTGCAAACTCTTTGAGTGAACTGAATGTAAATAAGCTGCCCACTGACCATGGTATGGAAGATGATGCCGATGGCGAAGATTTCTGTGAAGTGGATCCATCATGCTGCTTTATGTGTGATCTCGAGCATGATAGCATAGAATTGTGTATGGTTCACATGCACAAGCAGCATGGGTTCTTCATCCCTGATGTTGAGTATTTGAAGGATCCAGAGGGACTTCTTACATACCTCGGCCTTAAG GTGAGAAGGGATTTAATGTGTTTGTACTGTAATGAGAGGTGTCATCCCTTCAGCAGCTTAGAGGCAGTTAGGAAACACATGACAGCAAAAAGTCATTGCAAAGTTCACTTTGGaaatggtgatgatgatgaggaagcAGAGTTAGAAGAGTTCTACGATTATAGCAGCAG CTATGTGGATGAGGATGGGAAACAACTGGTTGCCTCAGGTGATGTGGGAAATTCTGCGGAACTTGGAAGTGGTGGATCTGAACTAGTCATTACCAGAAGATCAGACGCAGGAGTTTCAACCAAAGCGCTTGGCTCACGGGAATATTTGCGATACTACCGCCAGAAACCCCGTCCATCGACTGGGCATAATGCCGCAATCACTGCTGCACTGGCCTCGAG GTACAAGAGTATGGGATTAACTACAACCGTACAGTCGAGAGAACACATGGTCAGGCTGAAGGTGATGAGAGAGATGAATCGATCAGGAGTGGAGGCGATGCGCACCAAAATTGGGATGAAGAGTAATGTCATTAGAAATCTGCCGAAAAATGTTCCGCATTAG
- the LOC115733044 gene encoding cytoplasmic 60S subunit biogenesis factor REI1 homolog 1 isoform X3 has protein sequence MLYSCRICGKGYRSDKAHAQHLQSRSHILRASQGVNLEHGEKTIIRPLPPRVQNRPTSQKESDIAESEDSEDEWEEVDSEDDLVGEAANSLSELNVNKLPTDHGMEDDADGEDFCEVDPSCCFMCDLEHDSIELCMVHMHKQHGFFIPDVEYLKDPEGLLTYLGLKVRRDLMCLYCNERCHPFSSLEAVRKHMTAKSHCKVHFGNGDDDEEAELEEFYDYSSSYVDEDGKQLVASGDVGNSAELGSGGSELVITRRSDAGVSTKALGSREYLRYYRQKPRPSTGHNAAITAALASRYKSMGLTTTVQSREHMVRLKVMREMNRSGVEAMRTKIGMKSNVIRNLPKNVPH, from the exons ATGCTCTATAGTTGTCGCATTTGTGGCAAAGGATATAGAAGTGATAAAGCACACGCTCAACATCTGCAGTCGCGAAGTCATATCCTGAGGGCTTCGCAAGGGGTGAACCTTGAACATGGGGAAAAGACAATTATTAGACCACTACCACCTCGTGTTCAGAACAGGCCTACTTCACAAAAGGAGTCGGACATTGCAGAAAGCGAAGATAGTGAAGATGAGTGGGAAGAAGTGGATTCAGAGGATGACTTGGTTGGCGAAGCTGCAAACTCTTTGAGTGAACTGAATGTAAATAAGCTGCCCACTGACCATGGTATGGAAGATGATGCCGATGGCGAAGATTTCTGTGAAGTGGATCCATCATGCTGCTTTATGTGTGATCTCGAGCATGATAGCATAGAATTGTGTATGGTTCACATGCACAAGCAGCATGGGTTCTTCATCCCTGATGTTGAGTATTTGAAGGATCCAGAGGGACTTCTTACATACCTCGGCCTTAAG GTGAGAAGGGATTTAATGTGTTTGTACTGTAATGAGAGGTGTCATCCCTTCAGCAGCTTAGAGGCAGTTAGGAAACACATGACAGCAAAAAGTCATTGCAAAGTTCACTTTGGaaatggtgatgatgatgaggaagcAGAGTTAGAAGAGTTCTACGATTATAGCAGCAG CTATGTGGATGAGGATGGGAAACAACTGGTTGCCTCAGGTGATGTGGGAAATTCTGCGGAACTTGGAAGTGGTGGATCTGAACTAGTCATTACCAGAAGATCAGACGCAGGAGTTTCAACCAAAGCGCTTGGCTCACGGGAATATTTGCGATACTACCGCCAGAAACCCCGTCCATCGACTGGGCATAATGCCGCAATCACTGCTGCACTGGCCTCGAG GTACAAGAGTATGGGATTAACTACAACCGTACAGTCGAGAGAACACATGGTCAGGCTGAAGGTGATGAGAGAGATGAATCGATCAGGAGTGGAGGCGATGCGCACCAAAATTGGGATGAAGAGTAATGTCATTAGAAATCTGCCGAAAAATGTTCCGCATTAG